The Ananas comosus cultivar F153 linkage group 7, ASM154086v1, whole genome shotgun sequence genome has a window encoding:
- the LOC109712660 gene encoding secretory carrier-associated membrane protein 1-like isoform X3 encodes MAGRYDSNPFDEEEVNPFSEPAVRGKAGGQSSYGGGPFYTTHPGSVPPASNSRLSPLPPEPADFYNDRGATIDIPLDSTKDVKKKEKELQALETELNRREKELKRREEAAARAGIVIEEKNWPPFFPIIHHDIANEIPIHVQRMQYFAFASLLGLVLCLFWNVIAVTAAWIKGEGVKIWFLAIIYFISGVPGAYVLWYRPLYRAMRTESALKFGWFFLFYLLHICFCIYSAVAPPVIFKGKSLTGILPAIDVIGNSVIVGVSLRYMLSSSSIKCA; translated from the exons ATGGCGGGCCGGTACGATAGCAACCCCTTCGACGAGGAAGAGGTCAATCCCTTCTCT GAACCAGCTGTTCGTGGAAAAGCAGGTGGACAGTCTAGTTATGGCGGAGGTCCATTCTATACAACA CACCCAGGAAGTGTTCCCCCAGCTTCCAATTCTCGTCTTTCACCTCTTCCTCCGGAACCTGCTGATTTCTACAATGATCGTGGTGCCACAATTGATATTCCTCTTGATTCGACAAAG GAcgtaaagaaaaaggagaaggaacTCCAAGCACTAGAGACTGAACTAAATAGGAGAGAAAAG GAACTAAAACGGAGGGAAGAAGCTGCAGCCCGAG CTGGCATTGTAATAGAGGAGAAAAATTGGCCACCTTTTTTCCCCATTATACATCATGATATTGCAAATGAGATACCCATCCACGTTCAAAGAATGCAGTACTTTGCCTTTGCGTCTTTGTTAG GATTGGTTTTGTGCCTCTTCTGGAATGTTATAGCAGTAACAGCTGCTTGGATTAAGGGGGAAG GTGTAAAAATCTGGTTCCTCGCTATAATCTACTTTATATCCGGAGTTCCAGGTGCTTATGTTTTATGGTATCGGCCTCTTTATCGTGCAATGAG GACAGAGAGTGCTTTGAAGTTTGGATGGTTCTTTCTGTTTTACTTG CTGCACATTTGTTTCTGTATATATTCAGCTGTGGCTCCTCCAGTTATTTTCAAGGGAAAATCTTTGAC AGGAATCTTGCCAGCGATTGACGTCATAGGGAATAGTGTCATAGTCGGAGTAAGTTTACGTTACATGTTGAGTAGCAGTAGTATTAA
- the LOC109712660 gene encoding secretory carrier-associated membrane protein 1-like isoform X2 encodes MAGRYDSNPFDEEEVNPFSEPAVRGKAGGQSSYGGGPFYTTHPGSVPPASNSRLSPLPPEPADFYNDRGATIDIPLDSTKDVKKKEKELQALETELNRREKELKRREEAAARAGIVIEEKNWPPFFPIIHHDIANEIPIHVQRMQYFAFASLLGLVLCLFWNVIAVTAAWIKGEGVKIWFLAIIYFISGVPGAYVLWYRPLYRAMRTESALKFGWFFLFYLLHICFCIYSAVAPPVIFKGKSLTGILPAIDVIGNSVIVGQVYMYFRGSGKAAEMKREAARGAMRAAF; translated from the exons ATGGCGGGCCGGTACGATAGCAACCCCTTCGACGAGGAAGAGGTCAATCCCTTCTCT GAACCAGCTGTTCGTGGAAAAGCAGGTGGACAGTCTAGTTATGGCGGAGGTCCATTCTATACAACA CACCCAGGAAGTGTTCCCCCAGCTTCCAATTCTCGTCTTTCACCTCTTCCTCCGGAACCTGCTGATTTCTACAATGATCGTGGTGCCACAATTGATATTCCTCTTGATTCGACAAAG GAcgtaaagaaaaaggagaaggaacTCCAAGCACTAGAGACTGAACTAAATAGGAGAGAAAAG GAACTAAAACGGAGGGAAGAAGCTGCAGCCCGAG CTGGCATTGTAATAGAGGAGAAAAATTGGCCACCTTTTTTCCCCATTATACATCATGATATTGCAAATGAGATACCCATCCACGTTCAAAGAATGCAGTACTTTGCCTTTGCGTCTTTGTTAG GATTGGTTTTGTGCCTCTTCTGGAATGTTATAGCAGTAACAGCTGCTTGGATTAAGGGGGAAG GTGTAAAAATCTGGTTCCTCGCTATAATCTACTTTATATCCGGAGTTCCAGGTGCTTATGTTTTATGGTATCGGCCTCTTTATCGTGCAATGAG GACAGAGAGTGCTTTGAAGTTTGGATGGTTCTTTCTGTTTTACTTG CTGCACATTTGTTTCTGTATATATTCAGCTGTGGCTCCTCCAGTTATTTTCAAGGGAAAATCTTTGAC AGGAATCTTGCCAGCGATTGACGTCATAGGGAATAGTGTCATAGTCGGA
- the LOC109712275 gene encoding uncharacterized protein LOC109712275 isoform X2 — protein MKPQLYLVVLCAITLFIIYRMPNSQYQEAEDADPVNKIGYLPHGIMQSNSDMELKPLWVTKGPNLEETVQCHQNLLAISVGIKQKKTVDSIIRKFLPDNFTAILFHYDGDVNGWHNLPWSKRVVHIAALNQTKWWFAKRFLHPDVVSIYDYIFLWDEDLGVDNFHPARYIEIVKSEGLEISQPALDPYLSEIHHRITVRRKKGKVHRRVYDNRAGGDCSSTSDKPPCAGWVEGMAPVFSRSAWRCAWNLIQNDLIHGWGIDMKLGYCAQGDRTKKVGVVDDEYIVHQGIQTLGGPSTEMNEKGIRQPVVRSKRMLRKGVIQNRGRPRTSDARIEVRRQARVELQNFQERWNRAVREDESWIDPFHPNPTTRAQNDANEFGPVLSLD, from the exons ATGAAACCACAGCTATATCTGGTAGTTCTGTGCGCCATCACGCTATTCATTATCTATCGGATGCCAAACTCTCAGTATCAAGAAGCAGAG GATGCTGATCCAGTTAACAAGATTGGTTACTTACCTCACGGTATTATGCAATCAAATTCTGACATGGAACTAAAACCCTTGTGGGTCACAAAAGGGCCAAACTTGGAG GAGACTGTTCAGTGTCATCAGAACTTACTCGCAATATCCGTCggaataaaacaaaagaaaactgTCGATTCAATAATTAGAAAG TTTCTTCCAGATAATTTTACAGCTATTCTATTCCACTATGATGGAGATGTCAATGGGTGGCACAATCTCCCATGGAGTAAAAGGGTCGTCCATATTGCCGCTCTTAACCAAACAAAATG GTGGTTTGCAAAACGTTTTCTGCACCCTGATGTTGTCTccatatatgattatatattcCTTTGGGATGAAGATTTGGGAGTAGATAATTTCCACCCAGCAAG GTACATAGAAATTGTTAAATCAGAGGGATTGGAGATTTCTCAGCCAGCACTTGATCCATATCTATCTGAAATACATCACAGAATAACTGTTCGCAGGAAGAAAGGGAAGGTGCACAG AAGAGTTTATGATAATCGGGCTGGTGGCGACTGTTCAAGCACCAGCGATAAACCACCATGTGCTGG TTGGGTGGAGGGCATGGCACCAGTATTTTCTAGATCTGCTTGGCGTTGTGCTTGGAACCTTATTCAG AATGATCTGATCCATGGATGGGGAATAGATATGAAACTTGGCTATTGTGCTCAG GGTGATAGAACAAAGAAGGTTGGAGTAGTTGACGATGAATATATAGTGCATCAAGGCATCCAAACACTGGGAGGGCCTTCAACAGAAATG AACGAGAAAGGCATCCGGCAGCCTGTTGTGAGATCTAAACGGATGCTGCGTAAGGGTGTCATCCAG AATCGAGGAAGGCCACGAACATCTGATGCACGAATTGAG GTGAGGAGACAAGCAAGGGTAgaacttcaaaattttcagGAACGCTGGAACAGGGCTGTCAGGGAAGACGAGTCTTGGATCGATCCCTTCCATCCAAATCCAACTACTAGGGCCCAGAATGATGCCAATGAGTTTGGTCCGGTGCTTTCCCTGGACTAG
- the LOC109712275 gene encoding uncharacterized protein LOC109712275 isoform X1, producing the protein MKPQLYLVVLCAITLFIIYRMPNSQYQEAELEARLHPFDTIKDADPVNKIGYLPHGIMQSNSDMELKPLWVTKGPNLEETVQCHQNLLAISVGIKQKKTVDSIIRKFLPDNFTAILFHYDGDVNGWHNLPWSKRVVHIAALNQTKWWFAKRFLHPDVVSIYDYIFLWDEDLGVDNFHPARYIEIVKSEGLEISQPALDPYLSEIHHRITVRRKKGKVHRRVYDNRAGGDCSSTSDKPPCAGWVEGMAPVFSRSAWRCAWNLIQNDLIHGWGIDMKLGYCAQGDRTKKVGVVDDEYIVHQGIQTLGGPSTEMNEKGIRQPVVRSKRMLRKGVIQNRGRPRTSDARIEVRRQARVELQNFQERWNRAVREDESWIDPFHPNPTTRAQNDANEFGPVLSLD; encoded by the exons ATGAAACCACAGCTATATCTGGTAGTTCTGTGCGCCATCACGCTATTCATTATCTATCGGATGCCAAACTCTCAGTATCAAGAAGCAGAG TTGGAGGCAAGACTTCATCCATTTGATACAATCAAG GATGCTGATCCAGTTAACAAGATTGGTTACTTACCTCACGGTATTATGCAATCAAATTCTGACATGGAACTAAAACCCTTGTGGGTCACAAAAGGGCCAAACTTGGAG GAGACTGTTCAGTGTCATCAGAACTTACTCGCAATATCCGTCggaataaaacaaaagaaaactgTCGATTCAATAATTAGAAAG TTTCTTCCAGATAATTTTACAGCTATTCTATTCCACTATGATGGAGATGTCAATGGGTGGCACAATCTCCCATGGAGTAAAAGGGTCGTCCATATTGCCGCTCTTAACCAAACAAAATG GTGGTTTGCAAAACGTTTTCTGCACCCTGATGTTGTCTccatatatgattatatattcCTTTGGGATGAAGATTTGGGAGTAGATAATTTCCACCCAGCAAG GTACATAGAAATTGTTAAATCAGAGGGATTGGAGATTTCTCAGCCAGCACTTGATCCATATCTATCTGAAATACATCACAGAATAACTGTTCGCAGGAAGAAAGGGAAGGTGCACAG AAGAGTTTATGATAATCGGGCTGGTGGCGACTGTTCAAGCACCAGCGATAAACCACCATGTGCTGG TTGGGTGGAGGGCATGGCACCAGTATTTTCTAGATCTGCTTGGCGTTGTGCTTGGAACCTTATTCAG AATGATCTGATCCATGGATGGGGAATAGATATGAAACTTGGCTATTGTGCTCAG GGTGATAGAACAAAGAAGGTTGGAGTAGTTGACGATGAATATATAGTGCATCAAGGCATCCAAACACTGGGAGGGCCTTCAACAGAAATG AACGAGAAAGGCATCCGGCAGCCTGTTGTGAGATCTAAACGGATGCTGCGTAAGGGTGTCATCCAG AATCGAGGAAGGCCACGAACATCTGATGCACGAATTGAG GTGAGGAGACAAGCAAGGGTAgaacttcaaaattttcagGAACGCTGGAACAGGGCTGTCAGGGAAGACGAGTCTTGGATCGATCCCTTCCATCCAAATCCAACTACTAGGGCCCAGAATGATGCCAATGAGTTTGGTCCGGTGCTTTCCCTGGACTAG
- the LOC109712275 gene encoding uncharacterized protein LOC109712275 isoform X3, which yields MKPQLYLVVLCAITLFIIYRMPNSQYQEAELEARLHPFDTIKDADPVNKIGYLPHGIMQSNSDMELKPLWVTKGPNLEETVQCHQNLLAISVGIKQKKTVDSIIRKFLPDNFTAILFHYDGDVNGWHNLPWSKRVVHIAALNQTKWWFAKRFLHPDVVSIYDYIFLWDEDLGVDNFHPARYIEIVKSEGLEISQPALDPYLSEIHHRITVRRKKGKVHRRVYDNRAGGDCSSTSDKPPCAGWVEGMAPVFSRSAWRCAWNLIQNDLIHGWGIDMKLGYCAQGDRTKKVGVVDDEYIVHQGIQTLGGPSTEMNEKGIRQPVVRSKRMLRKGVIQNRGRPRTSDARIEQRTWMLPLPAPCAAGCYSNPGSLSTGPFVPELQLSLHCAF from the exons ATGAAACCACAGCTATATCTGGTAGTTCTGTGCGCCATCACGCTATTCATTATCTATCGGATGCCAAACTCTCAGTATCAAGAAGCAGAG TTGGAGGCAAGACTTCATCCATTTGATACAATCAAG GATGCTGATCCAGTTAACAAGATTGGTTACTTACCTCACGGTATTATGCAATCAAATTCTGACATGGAACTAAAACCCTTGTGGGTCACAAAAGGGCCAAACTTGGAG GAGACTGTTCAGTGTCATCAGAACTTACTCGCAATATCCGTCggaataaaacaaaagaaaactgTCGATTCAATAATTAGAAAG TTTCTTCCAGATAATTTTACAGCTATTCTATTCCACTATGATGGAGATGTCAATGGGTGGCACAATCTCCCATGGAGTAAAAGGGTCGTCCATATTGCCGCTCTTAACCAAACAAAATG GTGGTTTGCAAAACGTTTTCTGCACCCTGATGTTGTCTccatatatgattatatattcCTTTGGGATGAAGATTTGGGAGTAGATAATTTCCACCCAGCAAG GTACATAGAAATTGTTAAATCAGAGGGATTGGAGATTTCTCAGCCAGCACTTGATCCATATCTATCTGAAATACATCACAGAATAACTGTTCGCAGGAAGAAAGGGAAGGTGCACAG AAGAGTTTATGATAATCGGGCTGGTGGCGACTGTTCAAGCACCAGCGATAAACCACCATGTGCTGG TTGGGTGGAGGGCATGGCACCAGTATTTTCTAGATCTGCTTGGCGTTGTGCTTGGAACCTTATTCAG AATGATCTGATCCATGGATGGGGAATAGATATGAAACTTGGCTATTGTGCTCAG GGTGATAGAACAAAGAAGGTTGGAGTAGTTGACGATGAATATATAGTGCATCAAGGCATCCAAACACTGGGAGGGCCTTCAACAGAAATG AACGAGAAAGGCATCCGGCAGCCTGTTGTGAGATCTAAACGGATGCTGCGTAAGGGTGTCATCCAG AATCGAGGAAGGCCACGAACATCTGATGCACGAATTGAG CAACGGACGTGGATGCTGCCCTTGCCTGCCCCTTGTGCAGCAGGCTGCTATTCTAATCCTGGTTCACTTAGTACTGGTCCTTTTGTACCCGAGCTCCAACTTTCGTTGCACTGTGCCTTCTAA